The following coding sequences lie in one Streptomyces ortus genomic window:
- a CDS encoding type 1 glutamine amidotransferase, whose amino-acid sequence MSDNSLRLVWIYPDLLSTYGDQGNALVVERRARQRGLDVARLDVRSDQPIPTSGDIYLIGGGEDRPQRLAAERLRRDGGLHRAVGNGAIVFSVCAGYQILGHEFINDLGQREPGLGLLDVHSTRGEGERCVGDVLGDIDARLGLPPLTGFENHQGITHLGPTARPFANVRLGKGNGTGDGTEGAYNDTVFGTYMHGPVLARNPLIADLLLKLALDVNALPPIDDRWYEALRSERIAAAQQPA is encoded by the coding sequence ATGAGTGACAACAGCCTTCGGCTGGTGTGGATCTACCCGGACCTGCTGAGCACGTACGGCGACCAGGGCAACGCGCTCGTGGTCGAGCGCCGGGCCCGCCAGCGCGGTCTGGACGTGGCCCGTCTCGACGTACGCAGCGACCAGCCGATCCCCACCTCCGGCGACATCTACCTCATCGGTGGCGGCGAGGACCGGCCGCAGCGGCTCGCGGCCGAGCGGCTGCGCCGCGACGGCGGTCTGCACCGCGCGGTCGGCAACGGCGCGATCGTGTTCTCGGTGTGCGCCGGCTACCAGATCCTCGGCCACGAGTTCATCAACGACCTGGGACAGCGCGAGCCGGGCCTCGGTCTGCTCGACGTGCACTCCACCCGCGGCGAGGGCGAGCGGTGCGTCGGCGACGTGCTGGGCGACATCGACGCGCGGCTGGGGCTGCCGCCGCTGACCGGCTTCGAGAACCACCAGGGCATCACGCACCTGGGCCCCACCGCCCGCCCCTTCGCCAACGTGCGCCTCGGCAAGGGCAACGGCACGGGCGACGGCACGGAGGGCGCGTACAACGACACGGTCTTCGGGACGTACATGCACGGGCCCGTGCTCGCCCGGAACCCGCTGATCGCGGATCTGCTGCTCAAGCTGGCCCTCGATGTGAACGCGCTGCCGCCGATCGACGACCGGTGGTACGAGGCGCTCCGCTCCGAGCGCATCGCGGCTGCTCAGCAGCCTGCCTGA
- a CDS encoding cytochrome c oxidase assembly protein, which translates to MDHSGHGTSMDLPPFTLGRGLEWSPDPFFLVACLVGLALYGWGVARLVRRGDAWPVGRTVAFVVGVLSVMLVLCTGLNDYGMVMFSVHMVQHMVISMLSPILILLGAPITLALRALPTAGRGRKGPRELLLMLLHSRFMRVVTHPAFTIPLFIASLYALYFSPIFDFLMESRTGHVAMMCHFLAVGLVFFWPIMGVDPGPHRPGYLMRMLELFAGMPFHAFFGIALMMASEPMVETYKNPAASLGIDALSDQNAAGGIAWAFSEIPSVLVLLALLFQWYRSEQRQARRSDRAADRDGDKELEAYNAYLASLNARGN; encoded by the coding sequence ATGGATCACAGCGGGCACGGCACGTCCATGGATCTGCCGCCGTTCACGCTGGGGCGGGGGCTCGAATGGTCCCCGGACCCGTTCTTCCTCGTCGCCTGCCTCGTGGGGCTCGCGCTGTACGGGTGGGGCGTGGCGCGGCTGGTGCGGCGCGGTGACGCGTGGCCGGTCGGGCGGACCGTGGCGTTCGTCGTCGGTGTCCTGAGCGTCATGCTCGTGCTGTGCACCGGGCTGAACGACTACGGCATGGTCATGTTCAGCGTGCACATGGTGCAGCACATGGTGATCAGCATGCTGTCGCCGATCCTGATCCTGCTCGGTGCGCCGATCACGCTCGCCCTGCGCGCGCTGCCGACCGCGGGCCGTGGCCGCAAGGGGCCGCGCGAGCTGTTGCTGATGCTGCTGCACAGCAGGTTCATGCGGGTGGTGACGCATCCGGCCTTCACGATCCCGCTCTTCATCGCCAGCCTGTACGCGCTCTACTTCTCGCCGATCTTCGACTTCCTGATGGAGTCGAGGACCGGGCACGTGGCGATGATGTGCCACTTCCTCGCCGTCGGCCTGGTGTTCTTCTGGCCGATCATGGGCGTCGACCCCGGTCCGCACCGGCCCGGGTATCTGATGCGGATGCTGGAGCTGTTCGCCGGTATGCCGTTCCACGCGTTCTTCGGGATCGCGTTGATGATGGCGTCGGAGCCGATGGTCGAGACGTACAAGAATCCGGCGGCGTCGCTGGGCATCGACGCGCTCTCCGACCAGAACGCGGCGGGCGGCATCGCCTGGGCGTTCAGCGAGATCCCGTCCGTGCTCGTCCTGCTGGCTCTGCTCTTCCAGTGGTACCGCTCCGAGCAGCGGCAGGCGCGGCGTTCGGACCGGGCCGCGGACCGTGACGGCGACAAGGAGCTTGAGGCGTACAACGCCTATCTCGCCTCATTGAACGCACGCGGTAACTGA
- a CDS encoding DUF6777 domain-containing protein — translation MKTVVRRLAVLLAAVLILGGCTEQRLFAVRAVAAGIPSLAPFFEEDGSLGKDRRGLAPEEAHSGLQQGNTPGLYGGTRNQRVCDIERLKDFLTDPENRQKAREWARIVGIPPARIGGYLDGLTPVLLRHDTLVRNHDYKKGKAVPYDSLLAAGVAVLVNERGLPAVKCSCGNPLKSFDKDPEKISVTFEDGNRKWAGYEKSDVITVGPASRPLRRIALLDVDDPDTAIDRPVGTTGEEDSTFDATKQHAVPTLAGMTFDRADRALARLGLAVAYAEDGPPPGDATVTGSTPGPGTPLAFGEAVTLNVDADSGAPTDSGSPTDSGSATDSGSPTDSGSATDSGSGSGTTSGPSASPSGKASGRATGSAPGKGTPSDRTSSTPGGGTSSGTGSTASGGGTASSTTATTPTLAESASAGPPASSTAAESPA, via the coding sequence ATGAAAACAGTGGTCCGCAGGCTCGCCGTACTACTGGCCGCCGTGCTGATCCTCGGCGGATGCACCGAACAACGTCTGTTCGCGGTGCGCGCGGTCGCAGCCGGAATACCGTCACTCGCACCTTTCTTCGAAGAGGACGGGTCGCTGGGCAAGGACCGCAGAGGACTCGCTCCCGAGGAGGCGCACAGCGGACTGCAGCAGGGCAACACCCCTGGCCTGTACGGGGGTACGCGCAATCAGCGGGTCTGTGACATCGAACGGCTCAAGGATTTCCTCACCGATCCCGAGAACAGGCAGAAAGCCCGGGAATGGGCGCGGATCGTGGGCATTCCGCCCGCGCGGATCGGGGGTTACCTCGACGGCCTCACACCCGTACTGCTGCGTCACGACACTCTTGTGAGGAACCACGACTACAAGAAGGGAAAAGCGGTCCCCTACGACTCGTTGCTCGCGGCAGGGGTCGCGGTTCTCGTGAACGAGCGGGGACTTCCCGCCGTGAAGTGCTCCTGCGGAAATCCGCTGAAGTCCTTCGACAAGGATCCCGAGAAGATCTCGGTCACGTTCGAGGACGGCAACAGGAAATGGGCGGGCTACGAGAAGTCCGACGTGATCACGGTCGGGCCCGCGTCGCGGCCTCTGCGGCGGATCGCGCTCCTCGACGTGGACGATCCCGACACGGCCATCGACCGGCCCGTCGGCACCACGGGGGAAGAGGACAGCACGTTCGACGCGACGAAGCAGCACGCGGTGCCGACTCTGGCGGGGATGACCTTCGACCGGGCCGATCGGGCGCTGGCCCGGCTGGGCCTGGCCGTGGCGTACGCCGAGGACGGTCCGCCACCGGGTGACGCGACGGTGACCGGCTCCACGCCCGGGCCCGGGACGCCGCTGGCGTTCGGCGAGGCCGTGACGCTGAACGTGGACGCCGACTCCGGCGCGCCCACGGACTCGGGTTCGCCCACGGACTCCGGGTCGGCCACCGATTCCGGGTCACCCACGGATTCCGGGTCGGCGACGGATTCCGGGTCGGGTTCCGGCACGACGTCGGGACCGTCGGCATCGCCGTCCGGGAAGGCGTCCGGCAGGGCGACCGGGTCGGCTCCGGGCAAGGGGACCCCGTCGGACAGGACGTCGTCCACGCCCGGCGGCGGGACCTCGTCGGGCACGGGGTCGACGGCGTCCGGTGGCGGGACCGCCTCCTCGACCACCGCCACCACGCCCACCCTGGCCGAGTCCGCGTCGGCCGGGCCACCGGCCTCGTCGACCGCGGCCGAGAGCCCGGCGTAG
- a CDS encoding 6-phosphofructokinase: MRIGVLTSGGDCPGLNAVIRSVVHRAVVDHGDEVIGFRDGWKGLLEGDYLKLDLDAVSGILARGGTILGSSRVQPAHLRDGVERARGHVEELGLDAIIPIGGEGTLKAARLLSDSGLPIVGVPKTIDNDIAVTDVTFGFDTAVGVATEALDRLKTTAESHQRVLIVEVMGRNTGWIALHSGMAAGAHAIVVPERPFDIAELAAKVGERFSAGKKFAIVVAAEGAKPREGTMSYDEGRKDMYGHERFAGIARQLSIELEERLGKEARPVILGHVQRGGTPTAYDRVLATRFGWHAVEAVHRGEFGTMTALRGTDIVMVSLAEAVETLKTVPDERYAEAECVL, from the coding sequence ATGCGCATTGGTGTCCTCACGTCCGGGGGCGACTGCCCCGGTCTGAACGCCGTCATCCGGTCCGTCGTACACCGCGCCGTCGTCGACCACGGCGACGAGGTCATCGGCTTCCGGGACGGCTGGAAGGGCCTGTTGGAAGGCGACTACCTCAAGCTCGACCTCGACGCGGTGAGCGGCATCCTGGCTCGCGGCGGCACGATCCTCGGCTCCTCCCGGGTCCAGCCCGCGCATCTGCGCGACGGTGTGGAGCGGGCCAGGGGCCATGTCGAGGAGCTGGGGCTCGACGCGATCATCCCGATCGGCGGCGAGGGCACGCTCAAGGCCGCCCGCCTGCTGTCGGACAGCGGTCTGCCGATCGTGGGCGTGCCGAAGACCATCGACAACGACATCGCCGTCACGGACGTCACCTTCGGCTTCGACACGGCCGTGGGGGTCGCGACCGAGGCCCTCGACCGGCTGAAGACCACCGCCGAGTCCCATCAGCGCGTCCTGATCGTCGAGGTCATGGGCCGCAACACCGGCTGGATCGCGCTGCACTCCGGCATGGCCGCGGGCGCCCACGCGATCGTCGTGCCGGAGCGGCCCTTCGACATCGCGGAGCTGGCCGCCAAGGTCGGGGAACGCTTCTCCGCGGGCAAGAAGTTCGCCATCGTCGTCGCCGCGGAGGGTGCGAAGCCCCGCGAGGGCACGATGAGTTACGACGAGGGCCGCAAGGACATGTACGGCCACGAGCGGTTCGCGGGCATCGCCCGGCAGCTCTCCATCGAGCTGGAGGAGCGCCTCGGCAAGGAGGCCCGCCCCGTGATCCTCGGACATGTGCAGCGCGGGGGGACGCCGACCGCGTACGACCGGGTGCTCGCCACGCGGTTCGGGTGGCACGCGGTGGAGGCCGTGCACCGGGGTGAGTTCGGCACGATGACCGCTCTGCGGGGGACGGACATCGTGATGGTGTCGCTCGCTGAGGCGGTCGAGACGCTGAAGACCGTGCCGGACGAGCGGTACGCGGAAGCGGAGTGTGTGCTGTAG
- a CDS encoding serine/threonine-protein kinase produces the protein MASGTPQSGVGRVIADRYLLLNRLGSGGMGHVWLAYDQRLACEVALKEIVFRDPGEADHDRSARVARARAEARHAAGLRGHPHVVTVHDVLEHEGLPWIVMEYVAGALDLSALVAQRGAVAPAECARIGLAVLDALTAGHERGVMHRDVKPANILLAPDRTGSPYARVLLTDYGISVRPDGDETRYTLTSALVGTAGYLAPERAQGGPPTAAADLFSLGCTLYYAVEGYGPFDRESGLAALTAAVMEEPRPVLHAGALEPLLSALLTKDPVRRITAEGTEAALSLILTPQPHPRTRLDPASEPPWAGGITRTAAPRTPPAAVPPQSHGGAPQWYAPSGPPSGQAPGPWSGVRGFGPPPAAPGRRRRPRNRARTAVLATALGLALAVGGAWFAMANLPGDGDAKPYGDAVGLSRPLADGDCVATRWTGAPFVGDPELRVVKCLSEEPYGQVMAVFGTASAQDARSAGATRCERRTEETRKKLADVRSYAAVPTADGFERAGHRVACLLLDARGKPLFGPIGNRRPVGMRFSDTATMQKGDCLDRVNDNIAELVSCRGPHQEQVLDFHRMSPDTTLARARRQATTVCRQEVPPDDYGYDPNIYTGSSWVGDSAWASGTHFVVCTAIRRDGGTMERDEP, from the coding sequence ATGGCATCAGGAACACCGCAGTCGGGAGTCGGCCGGGTCATCGCCGACCGCTACCTCCTGCTGAACCGGCTCGGCAGTGGCGGCATGGGCCACGTCTGGCTCGCGTACGACCAGCGGCTGGCCTGTGAGGTCGCGCTCAAGGAGATCGTGTTCCGCGACCCGGGCGAGGCGGACCACGACCGCTCGGCCCGGGTGGCCCGGGCCCGCGCCGAGGCCCGGCACGCGGCGGGGCTGCGCGGCCACCCGCACGTGGTGACCGTGCACGACGTCCTGGAGCACGAGGGCCTGCCCTGGATCGTGATGGAGTACGTGGCCGGGGCGCTGGACCTGAGCGCCCTGGTCGCGCAGCGCGGGGCCGTGGCCCCCGCCGAGTGCGCCCGCATCGGGCTCGCGGTGCTGGACGCGCTGACCGCCGGGCACGAGCGCGGGGTCATGCACCGGGACGTGAAGCCGGCCAACATCCTGCTGGCCCCGGACCGCACGGGATCGCCGTACGCCCGCGTCCTGCTCACCGACTACGGCATCTCCGTGCGGCCCGACGGCGACGAGACCCGGTACACGCTGACCTCCGCCCTGGTGGGCACCGCCGGTTATCTGGCGCCGGAGCGGGCCCAGGGCGGGCCGCCCACCGCCGCCGCGGACCTGTTCTCGCTGGGCTGCACGCTCTACTACGCGGTCGAGGGGTACGGGCCCTTCGACCGTGAGTCGGGCCTCGCGGCGCTGACCGCCGCCGTCATGGAGGAGCCGCGGCCCGTGCTGCACGCGGGCGCCCTGGAACCGCTGCTGTCCGCGCTGCTCACCAAGGACCCGGTCCGCCGGATCACCGCCGAGGGGACCGAGGCCGCGCTGTCCCTGATCCTGACGCCCCAACCGCATCCCCGGACCCGGCTCGACCCGGCCTCGGAGCCTCCGTGGGCGGGCGGGATCACCCGTACGGCCGCGCCCCGCACTCCGCCCGCGGCCGTGCCCCCGCAAAGCCACGGAGGCGCCCCGCAGTGGTACGCGCCGTCCGGACCGCCTTCGGGGCAGGCTCCTGGCCCGTGGTCCGGTGTGCGGGGCTTCGGCCCTCCCCCGGCGGCCCCCGGGCGGCGCCGCCGGCCACGCAACCGTGCCCGGACGGCCGTACTGGCGACCGCGCTGGGGCTGGCCCTCGCGGTCGGCGGAGCCTGGTTCGCCATGGCTAACCTGCCGGGGGACGGTGACGCCAAACCGTACGGGGACGCCGTCGGGCTGTCCCGGCCGCTCGCCGACGGGGACTGCGTCGCGACCCGGTGGACCGGCGCCCCCTTCGTCGGGGATCCGGAGCTCCGGGTCGTGAAGTGCCTCAGCGAGGAGCCGTACGGGCAGGTGATGGCCGTGTTCGGGACGGCGTCCGCCCAGGACGCCCGCTCGGCCGGCGCCACCCGGTGCGAGCGGCGCACCGAGGAGACCCGGAAGAAGCTCGCGGACGTCCGCTCGTACGCCGCCGTGCCTACCGCCGACGGCTTCGAGAGGGCCGGGCACCGTGTCGCCTGTCTGCTGCTCGACGCGCGCGGCAAGCCGCTGTTCGGGCCGATCGGAAACCGTCGTCCCGTCGGGATGCGGTTCAGCGACACGGCCACCATGCAGAAGGGGGACTGCCTGGACCGTGTCAACGACAACATCGCCGAACTCGTCTCGTGCCGGGGCCCGCACCAGGAGCAGGTGCTCGATTTCCACCGGATGAGCCCGGACACGACCCTCGCCCGGGCCAGGCGACAGGCCACCACGGTCTGCCGTCAGGAGGTGCCGCCCGACGACTACGGCTACGACCCGAACATCTATACGGGCTCGTCCTGGGTGGGCGACAGCGCCTGGGCCTCCGGCACTCATTTCGTGGTCTGTACTGCAATTCGCAGGGAC
- the def gene encoding peptide deformylase, with translation MRHGSIPGARGRVLPLSLLGDPVLRTRCEEVTEFGPQLARLVENMFATMYAAQGVGLAANQVGESSRVFVYDCPDDDEVRHVGHVVNPRLVEADGVVLRGPEGCLSLPGLEAGTERYDHAVVEGVSLDGAPVRVHGSGWFARCLQHECDHLDGGLYVDRVAGWRRRKVLWQAKRSAWGG, from the coding sequence ATGCGACACGGTTCGATCCCCGGCGCCCGAGGGCGCGTCCTACCTCTGTCTTTGCTCGGCGACCCCGTGTTGCGCACACGGTGTGAAGAAGTGACGGAGTTCGGTCCCCAACTCGCCCGGCTGGTCGAGAACATGTTCGCGACGATGTACGCGGCGCAGGGGGTCGGGCTGGCCGCCAACCAGGTCGGTGAGTCGTCGCGGGTCTTCGTATACGACTGTCCCGACGACGACGAGGTGCGGCATGTGGGGCATGTGGTGAACCCGCGGCTGGTCGAGGCGGACGGGGTCGTGCTGCGGGGACCCGAGGGGTGCCTTTCGCTGCCGGGGCTTGAGGCGGGCACGGAGCGGTATGACCACGCGGTGGTGGAGGGGGTGTCCCTCGACGGGGCGCCGGTGCGGGTGCATGGGAGCGGGTGGTTCGCGCGGTGCCTTCAGCACGAGTGCGATCACCTTGACGGTGGGTTGTACGTGGACCGGGTCGCGGGGTGGCGTCGGCGGAAGGTGCTTTGGCAGGCGAAGCGTTCCGCGTGGGGTGGTTGA
- a CDS encoding TetR family transcriptional regulator has protein sequence MDTTQRTDQQRSADRRRRELLEAADRVVLRDGPGASMNAIAAEAGITKPILYRHFGDKGGLYAALAKRHTDALLGALRAALDAPAERRERVEATLDTYLAAIEARPQVYRFLMHPSEGGPQNDQGFDMGAYSFPLLRRMGEELADVIEERVDLGPNSQQLARVWGHGIVGMMHAAGDWWLGERPCARADLVQALADLLWGRLAAAGDKAGGPGF, from the coding sequence TCCGCCGACCGCCGACGGCGCGAGCTGCTGGAGGCCGCCGACCGGGTGGTGCTCCGCGACGGCCCGGGCGCCTCGATGAACGCCATCGCGGCGGAGGCCGGTATCACCAAGCCGATCCTGTACCGCCACTTCGGCGACAAGGGCGGACTCTACGCCGCTCTGGCCAAGCGTCACACCGACGCCCTCCTCGGAGCGCTGCGCGCCGCGCTCGACGCGCCCGCCGAGCGCCGGGAACGGGTGGAGGCCACGCTCGACACCTACCTCGCGGCGATCGAGGCCCGCCCGCAGGTGTACCGCTTCCTGATGCACCCGTCGGAAGGCGGCCCGCAGAACGACCAGGGGTTCGACATGGGGGCGTACTCGTTCCCCCTCCTGCGCCGCATGGGCGAGGAGTTGGCCGACGTCATCGAGGAGCGCGTCGATCTCGGCCCGAACAGCCAGCAGTTGGCGCGCGTCTGGGGTCACGGCATCGTCGGCATGATGCACGCCGCCGGTGACTGGTGGCTCGGCGAACGCCCCTGCGCCCGCGCCGATTTGGTCCAGGCCCTGGCCGACCTCCTCTGGGGCCGCCTGGCAGCAGCAGGCGACAAAGCAGGCGGCCCAGGCTTCTGA
- a CDS encoding MurT ligase domain-containing protein gives MAGNSDPLSPRAKLAVTAGKAVAAASRAAGRGSGSVIGGRVALKLDPDLLARLAQHLDVILVSATNGKTTTTRLIAEALRAAGPVVSNALGANMPAGITSALAGGSDSRFAVIEVDEKYLSGVARDTAPKCIALLNLSRDQLDRAAETRMMAEHWREGLAGSKAVVVANADDPLVVWAASSSPNVVWVAAGQMWKDDAWSCPSCGGVMQRPGDDWFCGDCGFRRPTPSWALSGDHVLDPHGSAWPIHLQLPGRANKANAASSAAVAAVFGVPPQVALERMYQVQAVAGRYDVVQFMQRDLRLLLAKNPAGWLETFSLIDPPPTPVILSVNARGADGTDTSWLWDVDYTRLTGHPIFVLGDRKLDLAVRLEVANQQFQVCENLDQAVQQAPPGRIEVIANYTAFQDLRRRVGN, from the coding sequence ATGGCAGGCAACTCGGACCCGCTGTCACCGCGGGCCAAGCTCGCCGTGACAGCGGGCAAAGCGGTCGCGGCGGCATCACGTGCCGCCGGCCGTGGCAGCGGATCGGTGATCGGCGGCCGGGTGGCACTCAAACTCGACCCCGACCTGCTGGCCCGGCTCGCCCAGCACCTGGACGTCATCCTGGTGTCGGCCACGAACGGCAAGACCACCACGACGCGGCTGATCGCCGAGGCACTGCGGGCCGCCGGGCCCGTCGTCTCGAACGCGCTGGGCGCGAACATGCCCGCGGGTATCACCTCGGCGCTGGCCGGCGGCTCCGACTCGCGGTTCGCGGTCATCGAGGTCGACGAGAAGTACTTGTCCGGGGTGGCGCGGGACACGGCTCCCAAGTGCATCGCCCTGCTCAACCTCTCGCGCGACCAGCTCGACCGCGCGGCCGAGACCCGCATGATGGCCGAGCACTGGCGCGAGGGCCTGGCCGGTTCCAAGGCCGTCGTGGTCGCCAACGCCGACGACCCGCTGGTCGTCTGGGCCGCCTCCTCCTCACCGAACGTGGTGTGGGTGGCCGCCGGTCAGATGTGGAAGGACGACGCCTGGTCCTGCCCGTCGTGCGGCGGCGTGATGCAGCGCCCCGGCGACGACTGGTTCTGCGGCGACTGCGGTTTCCGCCGCCCGACGCCCAGCTGGGCGCTGTCCGGGGACCACGTCCTCGACCCGCACGGCTCGGCCTGGCCGATCCACCTCCAGCTGCCGGGCCGCGCCAACAAGGCGAACGCCGCCTCGTCGGCCGCCGTCGCCGCCGTGTTCGGCGTACCGCCGCAGGTCGCCCTGGAGCGCATGTACCAGGTGCAGGCCGTGGCCGGACGCTACGACGTCGTGCAGTTCATGCAGCGCGACCTGCGCCTGCTGCTCGCCAAGAACCCGGCGGGCTGGCTCGAAACGTTTTCCCTGATCGACCCGCCGCCGACCCCGGTGATCCTGTCGGTGAACGCGCGCGGCGCCGACGGCACCGACACCTCCTGGCTGTGGGACGTCGACTACACCCGGCTCACCGGCCACCCGATCTTCGTGCTCGGCGACCGCAAGCTGGACCTCGCCGTTCGTCTGGAGGTCGCGAACCAGCAGTTCCAGGTCTGCGAGAACCTCGACCAGGCCGTGCAGCAGGCACCGCCCGGCCGCATCGAGGTCATCGCGAACTACACCGCTTTCCAGGATCTGCGGCGTCGTGTCGGCAACTGA